Within archaeon BMS3Bbin15, the genomic segment AGTTCAATAAGAAAAGAAGAGATTTAATTGACGCCATAAGACAGAAAAACTCCCTGGCGAACAAGGCAAGAGCTCAGAGAGAGAAATACAAAGAAGAAATAAAAAAGCTGAAAGCTCAAAGAGAAGAGATAATTAACAGAATAAAGGAGATTCAGGCAAATTACGATAAAATTAGGGAGAAATCTCCAAAGGGTAACTTCAAGAGACTCCTCAAAGATAAAGAACGCCTTGAATGGAAGCTTCAGACCTCTGTTCTTAAGATAAAGAAGGAAGATGAGATTGTCAAGAAAATCGAGAGTCTTGAGAAGGAACTCTCCAGATTCAAGGACCTTATAAATATCTCAAAGAGACTTGACAAGGAAAGGCAGGCATCAAGAAAACTCAGAGAGGAAATAATAAAACTCTCCAATGAATCCCAGAAACATCACGAAGAGTTCATATCTCATGTTGAGAAGATTAAAGAACTTGAAAAGAAAATTGATGAGATAAATGAGGAAAAGAAGGAGACAGGATTATATCTCGATACCCTCAATGAAGAGATTGATAACCTTGTGGCACAGCTTAAACAGATGGACAGGAAGATTGTTGAGATAGAAACCGAAGCTGAGGTCATATATGAAGAAAAAACTGAGAAAGAACTTAGAGAAGAGGCAAAAGAAATATATGAAAAGTTCAGACATGGTGAAAAGCTTAACCTCGAAGATATCTATCTGCTCAGAAGGTTCAACTTTGTTTAACCTTCTGGTATTATGGTGCGAAGATGGAAGAGAGAATACTGGTAATATCAATTGATAGGGATGCAGATATTGCCGTAAAAATCGGATTGGACGGTCCCATAATCGGGAGGGAAGAAAATCTAAATGCAGCTGTTTCTCTGGGTCTGGCTGACCCGACTGAAACAGATACAAATACAATCTTTGAAGCCATAAGGCTATATGACAACTACAAGGCTCTGAGAAAAAATGTTGAGGTTGTCACAGTTGTAGGCGACGAGATAGTCGGAGTTATTTCTGATGAAAAGATTGCAAAGCAACTGGACTCGATAATTGAAAAATTCAAGCCCACAGGTGTGATTATAGTTACTGACGGTGCTGAAGACGAGTATATTCTGCCTATAATCCAGTCCAGAGTTCCTGTTATCTCTCTCAGCAGGGTGATAATGAAGCAGAGTGAAAATCTTGAAAGCACTTACTACCTGATTCTTGATTTTATGCGGGAAATTGTGAGTGACACAAAGCTTTCAAGACTGGTTCTGGGAATACCTGGGCTTGCTCTCATATTATACATGCTACTTGGCCCTCATAGCTGGAGAGTCATATTTGGAATTGCTGGATTTTTTCTGTTGATTAAAGGGTTTCAACTTGAAAGCTACTTTGAAAAAGGATATGAGGAGTTCAAAACTTCTTTTATTGCCGGAAAAATATCTTTCTTCACATACGCAGTCGCCATGATACTCACCGCCCTGGGATTGATAATGGGCAGGGCAGAAGCTCTCAATCAGGGGACCATGAGTAACATTGATTATCTCCCTTATTTTCTTACAGGAAGTATAGACTTTTTCATGTTTGCAGCTATAGTGGCAATAATAGGAAAGAGTATAGACGCTCTGGTTGAGGGTCTGCCGCTATATAAATATGGCGTACTGATTATTTTTGTAATTGCATTAAGACTTATCTTCTCTTCTGTAGCTCTATTCCTTGAAGACAAGCTGGCCAAAGATATATTTGCTCTGACCATAACCGTGGGGCTGGTATTAACAATAGTTGCTTTCATAGGAATAAAAGGAACAGGCAAGAAGGCTGAAATAACATGAAGGTTGCAATTATCGGAGGTTCAGGTGTTTATGACCCCAAGTTCTTTACAGAAGAGAGGGTTCTTAATGTCTCCACACCCTTCGGCATAGTAAATAATATTATAAAGGGACGTTTTTCAGGGAATGAAATTTATTTTCTGGCAAGACACGGAAAAAAGCATGAAATACCTCCGCATAAAGTCAACTACAGGGCAAATATACATGCAT encodes:
- the smc_5 gene encoding chromosome partition protein Smc — translated: MEDKLEELIRERDKLDIKTRQLKKELTKNRRKMREFNKKRRDLIDAIRQKNSLANKARAQREKYKEEIKKLKAQREEIINRIKEIQANYDKIREKSPKGNFKRLLKDKERLEWKLQTSVLKIKKEDEIVKKIESLEKELSRFKDLINISKRLDKERQASRKLREEIIKLSNESQKHHEEFISHVEKIKELEKKIDEINEEKKETGLYLDTLNEEIDNLVAQLKQMDRKIVEIETEAEVIYEEKTEKELREEAKEIYEKFRHGEKLNLEDIYLLRRFNFV